In one Geoglobus acetivorans genomic region, the following are encoded:
- a CDS encoding RNA-binding domain-containing protein: MKIDNIVLSAIVYSTEDPDKVSQALSNLIPFEFEILVSRATGHFGNPLEFLEVELKRKREIKEFWNNLVDRLGDQREVLVEFIEDVVDEEGVFHIRLNKQSVYLGNVELDFGGDSILVRAKLVTFPARREKIIDFARKIISEGYD; this comes from the coding sequence ATGAAAATTGACAATATCGTTCTTTCAGCGATTGTTTATTCTACGGAGGATCCAGATAAGGTTTCTCAGGCCTTATCCAACCTCATTCCATTTGAGTTTGAAATCCTTGTGAGCAGGGCAACCGGACACTTTGGAAACCCTCTGGAGTTTCTTGAGGTGGAGCTGAAAAGAAAAAGGGAGATAAAGGAATTCTGGAACAATCTCGTTGACCGTCTTGGAGATCAGAGGGAAGTTCTTGTGGAATTCATTGAAGATGTTGTCGATGAGGAAGGTGTGTTTCACATAAGGCTCAACAAACAATCTGTGTATCTTGGAAACGTTGAGCTTGATTTTGGTGGGGACTCAATACTTGTCAGAGCAAAACTCGTTACGTTTCCAGCAAGAAGGGAAAAAATTATTGATTTCGCAAGGAAGATAATCTCTGAAGGTTATGATTGA
- a CDS encoding RNase P subunit p30 family protein, whose protein sequence is MIDFIRFDYKGNVDFGFKTYVVFGEETESNYQGCMIYASSTKELRGKLRGVDGLIGVMSERVDVNRYAVMRKKVDVLLDFPGRKLDYPTFKLAREKDVLVEISLSTLMSFEGWRRVGYLDELRTMFRVINKFDTPFILTSGAENIYSMRKMSQIYHVFDFLGADVERAKFWAERLYRRLYDDSYIMDGVEIL, encoded by the coding sequence ATGATTGACTTCATAAGGTTTGATTATAAGGGAAATGTGGATTTCGGGTTTAAAACATATGTTGTTTTTGGAGAAGAGACTGAAAGCAATTATCAGGGCTGCATGATTTATGCATCTTCCACAAAAGAGCTGAGAGGGAAGCTAAGGGGTGTGGATGGATTAATAGGCGTTATGAGTGAGAGGGTTGATGTTAACAGGTATGCGGTGATGCGAAAGAAGGTGGATGTTCTGCTGGATTTTCCGGGCAGAAAGCTTGATTATCCAACTTTTAAGCTTGCAAGAGAGAAAGATGTTCTCGTTGAGATATCTCTTTCAACGCTCATGAGTTTTGAAGGATGGCGAAGAGTGGGTTATCTGGATGAGCTGAGGACGATGTTCAGAGTTATAAACAAATTCGACACACCCTTTATACTTACAAGCGGTGCGGAGAATATTTACAGCATGCGGAAAATGTCTCAGATTTATCATGTGTTTGATTTTCTCGGGGCAGATGTGGAAAGGGCAAAATTCTGGGCGGAAAGGCTGTACAGAAGGCTATACGACGACAGTTACATTATGGATGGAGTTGAAATCCTATGA
- a CDS encoding Rpp14/Pop5 family protein: MKALPPSLRKRKRYIAFRFIGTGNIEKSEVSDVLKNTTIQLFGELNAPKLRLIEFDGEAGMVMCEHSEVDKIKITLTLIEEINGKKVIPLILGVAGTIKSCRRKYLEVLRNADSANGI, from the coding sequence ATGAAAGCACTACCCCCCTCACTCAGGAAGAGAAAAAGATATATTGCTTTCAGATTTATTGGAACTGGAAATATAGAAAAATCTGAAGTTTCAGATGTGCTGAAAAATACCACGATCCAGCTGTTTGGGGAATTGAATGCCCCAAAACTCCGTTTGATTGAGTTCGACGGTGAAGCTGGAATGGTAATGTGCGAGCATAGTGAAGTGGATAAAATAAAAATAACCCTAACGCTGATTGAGGAAATAAATGGTAAAAAAGTAATCCCGCTGATATTAGGTGTCGCAGGGACAATTAAAAGCTGTAGAAGAAAATATCTGGAGGTGTTAAGAAATGCAGATTCCGCAAATGGGATATGA
- the psmA gene encoding archaeal proteasome endopeptidase complex subunit alpha translates to MQIPQMGYDRAITIFSPDGRLYQVEYAREAVKRGATAIGIKTKEGVVVLADRRVGSRLLEADTIEKIYRIDSHICAATSGLVADARVLIARARLEAQINKLTYDEPIGVKELARKICDFKQQYTQYGGVRPFGVSLLIAGVDDEPKLFETDPSGALLEYKATAIGSGRNEVMEYFEKEYREDMSLDDAILLGLVAMGKAINSELDAEGIEVGTVRVDDKEFKLLTYEELGSYIEKANQIIGEELGK, encoded by the coding sequence ATGCAGATTCCGCAAATGGGATATGACCGGGCGATAACGATTTTCAGCCCAGATGGTAGATTGTATCAGGTTGAATATGCAAGAGAGGCTGTGAAAAGGGGGGCAACCGCAATCGGAATTAAAACAAAGGAAGGAGTAGTTGTTCTGGCGGATCGGAGAGTGGGTAGCAGGTTGCTCGAGGCGGATACAATTGAAAAAATTTACAGGATCGATTCTCACATCTGTGCTGCAACTTCCGGACTGGTTGCAGATGCAAGAGTGCTTATAGCAAGAGCGAGGCTCGAGGCTCAGATTAACAAGCTCACCTATGATGAGCCAATCGGTGTGAAAGAGCTTGCAAGAAAAATCTGCGATTTCAAGCAGCAGTACACTCAGTATGGTGGAGTCAGGCCTTTTGGTGTCTCTCTTCTGATAGCCGGTGTTGACGATGAACCCAAGCTTTTTGAGACTGACCCAAGTGGTGCTTTGTTAGAGTATAAGGCCACCGCAATCGGTTCGGGAAGAAATGAGGTTATGGAGTATTTTGAGAAGGAATACCGTGAGGACATGTCTCTGGATGATGCAATCCTTCTCGGTCTGGTGGCGATGGGCAAGGCCATAAACAGCGAGCTTGACGCTGAGGGAATCGAGGTGGGAACCGTAAGGGTCGACGATAAGGAATTCAAACTTCTGACGTATGAGGAACTCGGGAGCTACATTGAAAAGGCAAACCAGATAATCGGCGAGGAGCTCGGCAAGTAA
- a CDS encoding ribosome assembly factor SBDS has product MVSLEKAVIARLRKGGENFEVLVDPYLARDLKEGKEVNFDELVAAEEVFHDAKKGTRASVEDLQKVFGTSDITEIIRTIILEGDVQITAEQRKEMLEQKKRQVIEYIRRNAIDPRTNAPHTYSRIEAALEEARVNIDIFKPAEAQAKEIVKALKPILPLKFEEVDIAIKIPPEYTGKAISALYNFGTVIREEWQRDGSWVCVMRIPAGMQADLMDLLGRVAKGEALTKILSRR; this is encoded by the coding sequence ATGGTATCCTTAGAGAAGGCAGTGATTGCAAGGCTTCGAAAGGGTGGCGAAAACTTCGAAGTTCTTGTGGACCCATACCTTGCGAGAGATCTGAAGGAAGGCAAGGAAGTGAACTTCGATGAACTTGTGGCGGCTGAAGAGGTGTTTCATGATGCAAAGAAGGGAACAAGGGCATCTGTGGAGGATCTGCAAAAGGTCTTTGGCACATCCGATATAACCGAGATCATAAGGACGATAATTCTTGAGGGAGATGTTCAGATAACTGCAGAACAGAGAAAGGAGATGCTTGAACAGAAGAAACGGCAGGTTATTGAGTACATCCGTAGGAACGCAATTGATCCGAGAACGAATGCTCCCCATACGTATTCGAGGATAGAGGCTGCTCTTGAGGAAGCAAGGGTGAACATAGACATTTTTAAGCCTGCTGAGGCACAGGCGAAGGAAATTGTTAAGGCTTTAAAGCCAATTCTGCCTCTGAAGTTTGAGGAAGTTGATATAGCAATAAAGATTCCTCCAGAATATACTGGCAAGGCCATATCAGCTCTCTATAACTTTGGAACCGTTATTAGGGAGGAATGGCAGAGAGACGGGAGCTGGGTATGTGTGATGAGAATTCCTGCAGGAATGCAGGCAGATTTAATGGACCTGCTCGGCAGGGTTGCAAAAGGGGAGGCGCTGACAAAAATACTGAGCCGGAGGTGA
- the rrp4 gene encoding exosome complex RNA-binding protein Rrp4 — MMTRPIVLPGELLASNPKVAGAGTYVDKGKVYAKFLGLLDKSETSVRVIPLKGRYIPSVGDVVIGIVREVTSNGWAVDINSPYQGFLPAAENPEMRPNRKPNDILEIGDIIIAKVVNIDPKMKVTLTMKDRMCRAVRFGRIVPINPARVPRVIGKGGSMIKLFKTELGVQIIVGKNGLIWISGDRRKVNIVEEAIYIIESEAHTEGLTDRITEFVKRRKGELNGQ; from the coding sequence ATGATGACAAGGCCTATAGTGTTGCCCGGAGAACTGCTCGCATCAAATCCAAAGGTTGCGGGAGCCGGCACGTATGTTGATAAAGGGAAGGTTTATGCAAAATTCCTGGGATTGCTTGATAAATCGGAAACGTCTGTAAGGGTAATCCCTCTGAAAGGCAGGTACATCCCATCTGTGGGGGATGTCGTTATTGGTATTGTCAGGGAGGTTACGTCCAACGGATGGGCGGTGGATATAAATTCGCCCTACCAGGGGTTTTTACCCGCTGCAGAAAACCCCGAGATGAGACCAAACAGAAAACCGAACGATATCCTTGAGATAGGTGATATAATAATTGCCAAGGTCGTCAATATCGATCCTAAAATGAAGGTTACGCTCACGATGAAGGATAGAATGTGCAGGGCGGTCAGGTTTGGGAGGATAGTTCCAATAAACCCTGCAAGAGTGCCAAGAGTCATCGGAAAAGGAGGTAGCATGATTAAGCTCTTTAAAACCGAACTTGGAGTTCAGATTATCGTTGGCAAGAACGGACTCATCTGGATAAGCGGTGACAGGAGGAAGGTAAATATTGTGGAAGAGGCAATATATATTATCGAGTCTGAAGCCCATACTGAGGGGCTTACAGATAGGATTACGGAGTTTGTTAAGAGGAGGAAAGGTGAATTAAATGGTCAGTGA
- the rrp41 gene encoding exosome complex exonuclease Rrp41, producing the protein MVSEDLNRLSGDIQLIVDGKRLDGRGFDELRPINIKVGVLKRADGSCYLEMGKNKVVAAVYGPREVHPRHLADPVKAVVRYRYSMAPFSVEERKRPGPDRRSIEISKVSREAIEAVVMKELFPRSGIDVFVEVLQADAGTRTACLNAASVALVDAGVPMRGLISSVAVAKVDDVLVLDPMKEEDNYGQADIPFAFFIRNDKIESIALLQMDGRVSRDEFKEALEMAKRGAMEIYQMQKEAIKAEYMIESEEVNSDE; encoded by the coding sequence ATGGTCAGTGAGGATTTGAACAGGCTTAGTGGAGATATTCAGCTAATTGTTGATGGGAAGAGACTGGATGGTAGAGGCTTTGATGAACTCAGGCCAATAAACATCAAGGTCGGCGTTCTGAAGAGGGCCGACGGTTCGTGCTACCTTGAAATGGGTAAGAACAAGGTTGTTGCCGCGGTTTATGGGCCAAGAGAGGTCCATCCGAGACATCTTGCCGATCCCGTCAAGGCTGTTGTGAGGTACAGGTACAGCATGGCTCCGTTCAGTGTGGAGGAGAGAAAGAGACCCGGTCCTGACAGAAGGAGCATAGAGATATCCAAGGTGAGCAGAGAGGCCATAGAGGCGGTTGTAATGAAGGAACTTTTTCCGAGAAGTGGGATAGATGTCTTTGTTGAGGTCCTTCAGGCAGATGCTGGAACAAGGACTGCATGCCTTAATGCAGCAAGTGTGGCTCTGGTTGATGCTGGCGTGCCAATGAGGGGACTGATTTCGAGTGTTGCAGTTGCGAAGGTGGATGACGTTCTCGTTTTGGATCCCATGAAAGAGGAGGATAATTACGGTCAGGCAGATATCCCCTTTGCCTTCTTCATCAGAAATGACAAAATCGAGTCCATTGCACTCCTGCAGATGGATGGCAGGGTGAGCAGGGACGAGTTCAAAGAAGCACTTGAAATGGCAAAAAGAGGGGCAATGGAGATTTACCAAATGCAGAAAGAGGCGATAAAGGCGGAGTACATGATTGAGAGTGAAGAGGTGAACAGCGATGAGTGA
- the rrp42 gene encoding exosome complex protein Rrp42, whose product MSEDILLDIKRDYILSKLRDGERIDGRAFDEYRNIEIETGLVEKAEGSALVKIGNTQVIVGVKMQPGEPFPDTPDKGIIITNAELVPLASPTFEPGPPDEHSIELARVVDRGIRESEAVDLSKLVIEEGEKVWMVFIDVWALDDDGNLMDASALGAIAALLNTTVPAERFEAGDDFPLPVRDLPVAVTTQIIGDYAVVDPCKDEENASKNFITVTTDSEDNIVAMQKSGSHLLDEDRLIEIVDMSIRKAKENRKLLKEV is encoded by the coding sequence ATGAGTGAAGACATTTTGCTTGACATAAAACGAGATTATATCCTGAGCAAGCTTAGAGATGGGGAGAGGATTGATGGCAGGGCTTTTGATGAATACCGGAACATTGAGATAGAAACGGGACTTGTGGAGAAGGCCGAAGGATCAGCGTTAGTCAAAATCGGAAACACTCAGGTCATTGTTGGAGTGAAAATGCAGCCTGGTGAACCCTTCCCCGACACCCCCGATAAGGGCATCATAATCACGAATGCAGAACTTGTACCTCTTGCATCACCCACATTTGAGCCGGGACCTCCAGACGAGCATTCCATTGAGCTTGCAAGGGTTGTTGACAGAGGCATCAGGGAGAGCGAGGCAGTTGATCTGTCAAAGCTTGTTATTGAGGAAGGGGAGAAGGTGTGGATGGTCTTTATAGATGTCTGGGCTCTTGACGATGATGGCAACCTGATGGATGCCTCAGCCCTTGGAGCCATTGCGGCCCTCCTTAATACAACGGTCCCCGCTGAGAGGTTTGAGGCTGGAGATGACTTCCCTCTTCCGGTCAGGGATCTGCCTGTGGCAGTAACCACCCAGATTATTGGAGACTATGCAGTGGTTGACCCGTGCAAGGATGAGGAGAATGCGTCGAAAAACTTTATAACCGTAACCACCGACAGCGAGGATAACATTGTGGCCATGCAGAAAAGCGGAAGCCATCTGCTTGATGAGGACAGGCTGATCGAAATAGTTGATATGAGCATAAGAAAAGCCAAGGAGAATAGAAAACTGCTCAAAGAGGTGTGA
- the rpl37A gene encoding 50S ribosomal protein L37Ae, whose protein sequence is MARTKKVKMAGRYGPRYGLRVRRTLIEIETAQRKKYVCKKCGKKAVKRVGTAIWECRSCGYKFAGGAYIPTSPSMKLVEQALSKGRSL, encoded by the coding sequence ATGGCGAGAACAAAAAAAGTTAAAATGGCTGGGAGGTACGGGCCCAGATATGGTCTCAGAGTTAGAAGAACGCTCATCGAGATTGAAACCGCTCAGAGGAAGAAATATGTGTGCAAGAAGTGTGGGAAAAAGGCCGTGAAGAGAGTTGGGACTGCTATTTGGGAGTGCAGAAGCTGCGGATACAAATTTGCGGGTGGGGCATACATACCAACGTCACCCTCAATGAAACTTGTTGAACAGGCTCTGAGCAAAGGTAGAAGCCTATGA
- a CDS encoding RPC10 family protein has protein sequence MSVFICVFCGSEVDIDLDRNHIQCTKCGSRVVMKPKPPALKKRVKAV, from the coding sequence ATGAGCGTTTTTATCTGTGTTTTCTGCGGGTCCGAAGTGGATATCGATCTGGACAGGAATCACATCCAGTGCACGAAATGTGGTAGCAGGGTTGTAATGAAACCCAAGCCACCCGCATTGAAAAAACGAGTAAAGGCAGTATAA
- the aroC gene encoding chorismate synthase, with product MTGNTFGRVFRVATFGESHGYAVGCVVDGCPAGLSLDEEDINRELRRRRPGGRFASPRKEKDEVKIISGVFEGKTLGTPIAIIIENKDADSRAYEGIKDLARPGHADYTYFAKFGIRDWRGGGRASGRETVARVAGGAIAKKILEKFGIRVYGYSGEIAGVRAEVDGEIEEIFEKAEKSEIRFPDAEKEELALERIREAMREGDSVGGVVEIVVKGVPAGLGEPVFMKAEAYLAYALMSIPAVKGVEFGAGFESARLKGSEFNDEMYVEKGQVGFFTNNAGGVLGGITTGQDILIRLAVKPTPSISKIQKTVNLRTLENEEISVRGRHDPCIVPRAVVVAEAMTAIAILDLMMLQGLVPRFL from the coding sequence ATGACTGGAAACACGTTTGGAAGAGTGTTCAGGGTTGCGACATTCGGTGAAAGCCACGGTTATGCTGTGGGCTGTGTTGTCGATGGGTGCCCCGCAGGATTGAGCCTCGATGAAGAGGACATAAACCGGGAGCTGAGGCGAAGAAGGCCAGGAGGCAGATTTGCATCGCCAAGAAAGGAAAAAGACGAGGTAAAAATAATTTCTGGCGTGTTTGAAGGTAAAACCCTCGGAACCCCTATCGCAATCATCATAGAAAATAAAGATGCAGACTCCAGAGCGTATGAGGGAATTAAAGACCTTGCGAGACCGGGCCATGCAGACTACACATACTTCGCAAAGTTTGGCATCAGGGACTGGAGAGGGGGAGGCAGAGCATCAGGGAGGGAGACCGTTGCAAGAGTTGCTGGCGGAGCGATAGCGAAAAAGATTCTCGAAAAATTCGGAATCAGGGTGTATGGCTACTCCGGAGAAATTGCTGGAGTGAGAGCAGAGGTCGATGGTGAAATCGAGGAAATTTTCGAAAAAGCAGAGAAGAGCGAAATAAGGTTTCCAGATGCCGAAAAAGAAGAACTTGCTTTGGAGAGAATCCGGGAAGCAATGAGAGAGGGAGACAGTGTTGGAGGGGTTGTCGAAATCGTTGTCAAAGGGGTTCCCGCAGGACTCGGAGAGCCAGTATTCATGAAGGCCGAAGCTTACCTCGCATACGCACTCATGAGCATTCCGGCCGTGAAGGGAGTTGAGTTTGGAGCAGGCTTTGAATCGGCAAGATTGAAAGGAAGTGAATTCAACGATGAAATGTATGTGGAAAAGGGACAAGTCGGGTTCTTCACGAACAATGCCGGTGGCGTCCTCGGTGGAATAACAACCGGTCAGGACATACTCATAAGGCTCGCAGTAAAACCAACCCCAAGCATTTCAAAAATTCAAAAGACCGTGAATCTCAGAACATTGGAAAACGAGGAAATATCCGTCAGGGGGAGGCACGACCCCTGCATAGTACCGAGAGCGGTTGTTGTTGCAGAGGCGATGACAGCAATAGCAATCCTCGACCTCATGATGCTGCAGGGACTTGTGCCGAGATTTCTCTGA
- the aroA gene encoding 3-phosphoshikimate 1-carboxyvinyltransferase: MNVKISKSNINGTITAPPSKSYTHRAFISSSLSPKSVIYNPLISEDTIATLISCKKMGADFVKKNRNVYFLGTETIKPGYYNTMNSGTTLRILLSLLSTIPHSSVIDGDESLRKRPNRELVSVLKKLGARIHGSHDYNAPLRVRGKINPGQLEISGKSSQFVTSLLFALPLLEGESTLKVGEIKSRPYIDITLDVLEQSNISIETEGSTFYIYPSEFRLREFTIPPDYSSMSYLISAGLLAGKVVIENAIDSKQGDKRFIEVAREMGGTVKKRGNKIIAENSELEAIEFDAGDTPDIVPTVAVLGAVARGTTVIYNAEHLRIKETDRIKTVVENLKRLGVEARETKDGMIIRGGGVSKGTVDSHGDHRIAMGFSLLGLVGEVTVKNAECVSISYPNYFEDLKKLGAGVEVL; encoded by the coding sequence ATGAACGTAAAGATATCAAAAAGCAATATAAATGGGACGATTACTGCCCCTCCATCAAAAAGCTACACACATCGTGCTTTCATATCATCATCGCTTTCACCAAAATCTGTGATCTATAACCCACTTATATCGGAAGACACGATTGCAACGCTGATATCCTGCAAAAAAATGGGAGCAGACTTTGTTAAAAAAAACAGAAACGTCTACTTTCTCGGCACAGAAACCATTAAGCCGGGGTACTACAACACAATGAATTCAGGCACTACTCTGAGAATTTTACTATCTCTGCTCTCAACAATCCCGCACAGCTCGGTTATCGATGGAGATGAGTCTCTGAGAAAAAGGCCAAACAGGGAGCTTGTTTCAGTGCTGAAAAAGCTCGGGGCCAGAATTCATGGAAGCCATGACTACAACGCCCCTTTAAGGGTCAGAGGAAAAATCAATCCCGGCCAATTGGAGATTTCAGGTAAGAGCTCGCAGTTTGTAACATCACTTCTGTTTGCTCTTCCACTCCTCGAGGGAGAATCCACACTGAAAGTAGGTGAAATCAAATCCAGACCATACATCGACATAACACTGGATGTTCTGGAACAGAGTAACATAAGTATAGAAACCGAAGGTAGCACATTTTACATATATCCATCCGAATTCAGGCTCAGAGAGTTCACCATTCCACCGGATTACTCTTCGATGAGCTACCTAATCTCAGCGGGGCTTCTGGCCGGAAAAGTAGTTATTGAAAATGCAATCGACTCGAAACAGGGAGATAAAAGATTCATAGAAGTTGCAAGGGAGATGGGCGGCACAGTAAAAAAGAGGGGCAATAAGATTATTGCCGAGAACTCTGAACTTGAGGCGATTGAATTCGACGCAGGGGATACACCCGACATTGTACCCACTGTTGCGGTTCTCGGTGCTGTGGCGAGAGGGACGACAGTAATTTACAACGCGGAGCATCTCAGGATAAAGGAGACAGACAGAATAAAAACAGTGGTGGAGAACCTGAAGAGACTTGGCGTCGAAGCGAGAGAAACGAAAGACGGGATGATAATCAGAGGTGGTGGTGTGAGTAAAGGCACTGTTGACAGCCATGGAGACCACAGGATTGCAATGGGATTTTCTCTGCTCGGTCTCGTAGGGGAGGTTACTGTGAAAAATGCTGAATGCGTGAGCATATCATATCCCAATTACTTTGAGGATTTGAAAAAACTCGGTGCAGGAGTTGAGGTGTTATGA
- a CDS encoding MBL fold metallo-hydrolase produces MSILRFSDDLCLIDLPQKLEGFRKFISAWVYTGDEYTLVIDPGPKSTIPLLVTSLRDMGIRDVDYVLITHIHIDHAGGLGEFLRHFENAKVLVNERGKEHLINPEKLWRGSLKVLGKVAEHYGIIDPVHPERFVDAIDGVEVLYTPGHAVHHQSYIVGDYLFVGEAFGVTHEVWDDVYQRPATPPKFVHEIAMDSVKKLKSVGKKKACMGHFGMLENSLDVAEYAEKQLDLWTDAVFDAICCSSVEDFESVYGIVVHELLNKDPRFSNLEKLDADVRKREEYFIRNSIRGMYEYVKENRI; encoded by the coding sequence ATGAGCATCCTCAGGTTTTCGGATGACCTTTGCCTCATTGATCTCCCGCAGAAGCTTGAAGGATTCAGGAAGTTTATCAGTGCATGGGTGTACACCGGAGACGAGTACACTCTTGTGATCGATCCGGGGCCCAAAAGCACGATCCCCCTCCTTGTGACGTCATTGAGGGACATGGGTATCCGGGATGTGGACTACGTTCTCATCACTCACATTCACATCGATCATGCTGGTGGGCTGGGAGAGTTTCTGAGACACTTTGAAAATGCAAAGGTGCTCGTTAACGAAAGGGGGAAGGAACACCTCATAAATCCTGAAAAACTCTGGCGTGGTAGCCTTAAGGTTCTGGGAAAGGTGGCCGAGCACTACGGTATTATTGACCCGGTCCATCCTGAAAGGTTTGTGGACGCCATAGATGGTGTTGAGGTCCTCTACACTCCCGGTCATGCCGTGCATCACCAGAGCTATATTGTTGGGGATTACCTCTTCGTTGGAGAGGCCTTTGGAGTAACTCATGAAGTATGGGACGATGTATATCAGAGGCCTGCAACTCCGCCGAAATTTGTTCATGAAATTGCCATGGACTCGGTTAAAAAGCTGAAGTCCGTCGGAAAGAAAAAAGCATGTATGGGACACTTTGGAATGCTTGAAAACAGTCTTGATGTGGCAGAATATGCTGAAAAACAGCTGGATCTCTGGACAGATGCAGTTTTCGATGCCATTTGTTGCTCATCTGTTGAAGACTTTGAGTCAGTTTATGGAATCGTTGTGCATGAATTGCTTAATAAGGATCCCAGATTTTCTAACCTGGAAAAACTCGACGCCGATGTGAGAAAGCGAGAAGAGTATTTCATAAGAAACTCTATCAGGGGAATGTATGAATATGTTAAAGAAAACAGGATATGA
- a CDS encoding 50S ribosomal protein L40e: protein MARFPEAEARLFNVKICMRCNARNPIKAKVCRKCGYKGLRPKSKERRGK from the coding sequence ATGGCAAGATTCCCAGAGGCTGAAGCAAGGCTATTCAACGTCAAGATATGCATGAGGTGCAATGCAAGGAATCCCATAAAGGCCAAGGTCTGCAGAAAGTGCGGGTACAAGGGTTTGAGGCCAAAGTCAAAGGAGAGGAGAGGGAAGTAA
- a CDS encoding AbrB/MazE/SpoVT family DNA-binding domain-containing protein, whose product MPVAKIDEKGRILLPKEIRDRMNIKPGEEFLVADLDENAVVLRRIDVRKMLENLIEKAKSIDLEKLEREIEEEGNRIARRKHKISD is encoded by the coding sequence ATGCCAGTGGCAAAAATTGACGAGAAGGGCAGGATTCTGCTGCCCAAAGAAATAAGGGATAGAATGAACATAAAACCAGGAGAGGAGTTTCTGGTGGCAGATTTAGATGAAAATGCAGTTGTGCTCAGGAGAATTGACGTTAGAAAGATGCTTGAGAATCTTATAGAAAAAGCAAAATCAATTGATCTGGAAAAGCTGGAAAGAGAAATAGAAGAGGAAGGGAACAGAATTGCAAGAAGAAAACACAAAATTTCTGATTGA
- a CDS encoding type II toxin-antitoxin system RelE family toxin, translating into MSYEVYMLPKAKKKLDKFPDSHRIKQKLEELENFPNVRNVVRISENIYRMRIGDYRALFKVYEETSVIVVVNVDVRGRIYKGL; encoded by the coding sequence ATGAGTTATGAAGTTTACATGCTTCCAAAAGCAAAGAAAAAGCTCGATAAGTTTCCGGATTCCCATAGAATAAAACAAAAGCTTGAAGAACTTGAAAATTTCCCCAACGTTCGCAATGTTGTTAGAATTTCCGAAAATATTTACAGAATGAGGATAGGTGATTACCGAGCGCTTTTCAAAGTTTATGAGGAGACTTCGGTTATTGTTGTGGTAAATGTGGATGTCAGAGGAAGGATTTACAAAGGATTGTAG